The proteins below come from a single Halostagnicola larsenii XH-48 genomic window:
- a CDS encoding PqqD family protein, translating into MSAHAPGSIPIRTTDDWDVTTSDGDRRVTITWTKSPRNRLDRFLFDLFGTSRERELTLDSVGTTVWQRCDGEHTVSEIASIVADEHDADRVEPVDETLAHFLMQLEERDLIRFEDRPDG; encoded by the coding sequence ATGAGCGCGCACGCGCCGGGTTCGATTCCGATCCGAACGACGGACGACTGGGACGTAACGACCAGCGACGGCGACCGGCGGGTCACGATCACGTGGACGAAGTCCCCTCGAAACCGGCTCGACCGGTTCTTGTTCGACCTCTTCGGCACGAGCCGAGAGCGCGAACTCACGCTCGATTCAGTCGGGACGACCGTCTGGCAACGCTGTGACGGTGAGCACACCGTCTCGGAGATCGCATCGATCGTCGCCGACGAACACGACGCCGATCGGGTCGAACCGGTCGACGAGACGCTCGCACACTTCCTCATGCAACTCGAGGAGCGAGACCTCATTCGGTTCGAGGACCGGCCAGACGGCTGA
- a CDS encoding OPT family oligopeptide transporter has translation MSHGPSQDATMSNDSRTASEQTEREGPSPTVPAGKSIAELTIKAVLIGLALNVVLLTANMYLGMRSGMTISASIPAAVISMGVFYALRNAGIGGTILENNIVQTMTSAGEALAAGVIFTIAGVTFLDQPIDIAGTASVAVLGGLLGVLFMIPMRRYLIVEKHEELPYPEGTACADVLEAGSQGKDGVKLISLGFLASFVYMWLASGMAAFRTTLQTAFSAGQTRGFAIGGDFTPALIGVGYIIGPKIAGYVFGGGLIAWMMLIPLLITGGFVPESAADATLMAQANAVWDEYIRYVGAGAMIVGGFYAILSMSGTIRDALGTAIADVRGSTAASEQRRRTQRDLPMKLVVVGAAVIALALVAVPQVQVGLLGGAIAVVAAFLFVAVSAYLVGVVGSSSNPVSGMAVATILIAALALKSTGVTDPVVVLVTASVVAIAAAVAGDTSQDLKTGYLLGATPRKQQIAQIIGIGISALFAGWVLSFFHQAYGIGSETIPAPQAGMMALISEGVLTGTAQWGMILIGAVFAIVLILMSVPVLPFAVGIYLPITLATPIFLGGLLRAGIDKYVAWNGDPDGSAAERTTYRGRIIAAGLITGEAIMGIVIGALYILEIGAATGAPFALGFGAETQTILGVVALVALLGIFTRGVLGGSRTADA, from the coding sequence ATGTCACACGGACCATCGCAAGACGCAACGATGTCGAACGACAGTCGAACAGCAAGCGAGCAGACGGAACGGGAGGGTCCTTCTCCGACCGTCCCCGCCGGAAAGAGCATCGCGGAACTCACGATCAAGGCGGTCCTGATCGGCCTTGCGCTCAACGTGGTGTTGTTGACCGCGAATATGTATCTCGGCATGCGATCGGGGATGACGATCAGCGCCTCGATTCCGGCCGCGGTCATCAGCATGGGCGTGTTCTACGCGCTTCGAAACGCCGGTATCGGCGGGACGATCCTCGAGAACAACATCGTCCAGACGATGACCTCTGCGGGCGAGGCGCTGGCGGCCGGCGTGATCTTCACGATCGCTGGCGTCACGTTCCTCGACCAGCCAATCGATATCGCGGGGACCGCGTCGGTCGCGGTTCTCGGCGGGCTCCTCGGGGTTCTCTTTATGATCCCGATGCGGCGCTATCTCATCGTCGAGAAGCACGAGGAACTCCCCTATCCGGAGGGGACCGCGTGTGCGGACGTGCTCGAGGCCGGCTCGCAAGGAAAGGACGGCGTGAAGCTCATCTCGCTCGGCTTTCTCGCGAGTTTCGTCTACATGTGGCTGGCCAGCGGAATGGCCGCGTTCAGGACGACGCTACAGACGGCCTTTTCGGCGGGCCAGACCCGCGGGTTCGCCATCGGCGGCGATTTCACGCCCGCACTGATCGGCGTCGGATACATTATCGGGCCGAAAATCGCCGGCTACGTGTTCGGTGGTGGGTTGATCGCCTGGATGATGTTGATTCCACTGCTCATTACGGGCGGCTTTGTTCCGGAGTCGGCCGCCGACGCGACGCTCATGGCCCAGGCAAACGCAGTCTGGGACGAGTACATCCGCTACGTTGGTGCGGGTGCGATGATCGTCGGCGGATTCTACGCGATCCTGTCGATGAGTGGGACGATCCGTGATGCGCTGGGAACCGCTATAGCCGATGTACGCGGTTCGACGGCGGCGAGCGAGCAACGGCGGCGAACGCAGCGCGACCTCCCGATGAAACTCGTCGTCGTTGGGGCCGCCGTGATCGCGCTCGCGCTGGTCGCGGTCCCGCAGGTCCAGGTCGGACTACTGGGCGGAGCCATCGCGGTCGTCGCCGCGTTCCTCTTCGTCGCCGTCTCCGCGTATCTGGTCGGCGTCGTGGGGAGTTCGTCGAACCCCGTCTCCGGGATGGCTGTCGCAACGATCCTGATCGCCGCGCTGGCGCTGAAATCGACCGGCGTGACCGATCCCGTTGTGGTGCTCGTGACTGCCTCGGTCGTCGCGATCGCCGCAGCGGTCGCGGGCGATACCTCCCAGGACCTGAAGACCGGCTACCTCCTCGGTGCCACGCCGCGAAAGCAACAGATCGCACAGATTATCGGGATCGGGATCTCCGCGCTCTTTGCGGGCTGGGTGCTGTCGTTCTTCCATCAGGCCTACGGTATCGGTAGCGAGACCATTCCCGCACCGCAGGCAGGGATGATGGCGCTGATCTCCGAGGGCGTTCTCACCGGCACCGCCCAGTGGGGGATGATCCTCATCGGAGCCGTCTTCGCGATCGTCCTGATCCTCATGAGCGTTCCCGTGTTGCCCTTCGCCGTCGGGATCTACCTCCCGATCACGCTCGCAACGCCGATCTTTCTGGGCGGCTTGCTCCGCGCTGGAATCGACAAATACGTCGCGTGGAACGGCGACCCGGACGGCTCCGCCGCAGAGCGGACGACCTATCGGGGCCGGATCATCGCCGCCGGGTTGATCACCGGCGAGGCGATCATGGGAATTGTCATCGGCGCGCTCTACATCCTCGAGATCGGCGCAGCCACCGGCGCACCGTTCGCGCTCGGATTCGGCGCCGAAACGCAGACGATCCTCGGCGTCGTCGCCCTCGTGGCCCTCCTCGGGATCTTCACTCGAGGCGTCCTCGGCGGATCCCGGACGGCTGACGCATGA
- a CDS encoding helix-turn-helix domain-containing protein yields MPEGASGRSQDIVVEVEFSIDDPTYPFISATENEGCVIELADMVPRMDDQYAEFFNITGINSTRVLELVASYETIDATLLYEYEDGGLFEFLTSGNCPAFSLAELGALPREAISLNGEGRIVAEIPPKYDASTVIEEFLAENTTVELVSKQEKESFSPILTHSATEQIIRTQLTERQWEVIRTAFNAGYYEWPRECTGEEVAEKLDITSPTFSEHIHAAERKLLAVLFNR; encoded by the coding sequence ATGCCTGAAGGTGCCTCGGGTAGATCGCAGGATATCGTCGTAGAAGTCGAGTTTTCGATCGACGACCCAACATATCCGTTTATTAGTGCAACAGAAAATGAAGGCTGTGTCATAGAACTCGCCGATATGGTTCCTCGAATGGACGATCAATATGCTGAATTTTTCAACATTACCGGGATCAATTCTACTCGGGTTCTCGAACTCGTAGCGTCATACGAAACGATAGATGCCACCCTTCTGTATGAATACGAGGACGGAGGACTGTTCGAATTTCTCACTTCCGGGAACTGTCCGGCGTTCTCCCTTGCTGAACTCGGCGCGCTCCCTCGTGAGGCGATCTCTCTGAATGGAGAGGGGCGAATCGTCGCAGAGATCCCTCCCAAATATGATGCCTCGACGGTCATCGAGGAGTTTCTCGCGGAGAACACTACGGTAGAACTCGTTTCAAAACAGGAAAAAGAGTCGTTTTCACCGATACTCACTCACTCTGCAACAGAACAAATCATTCGGACGCAACTTACCGAACGACAGTGGGAAGTCATTCGAACTGCGTTCAATGCCGGCTACTACGAATGGCCACGGGAGTGCACTGGAGAGGAAGTAGCCGAAAAACTGGATATTACGTCCCCAACGTTCTCTGAGCACATTCACGCGGCTGAACGCAAGCTACTCGCTGTCCTGTTTAATCGATAA
- a CDS encoding HalOD1 output domain-containing protein — protein sequence MTKDDSYLHTNRSRPDPTGNQVSVCHNWQEDESPALGVVNAIAAATDTAPERLQPLYESVDPDALNMLFESVSGLDRHPSQLSVSFRHEGCDVVVQSNGKLYIWLEVGEHDE from the coding sequence ATGACAAAGGACGACTCTTATTTACACACTAACAGGTCCCGTCCAGATCCGACTGGGAACCAGGTGTCTGTGTGCCATAACTGGCAAGAAGACGAGTCGCCTGCTTTAGGCGTGGTTAACGCCATCGCAGCAGCGACTGATACTGCCCCAGAGCGCCTGCAACCGCTCTACGAGAGTGTTGACCCTGATGCCCTCAACATGCTCTTCGAATCAGTATCTGGCCTTGATCGGCACCCTTCACAGCTTTCCGTCTCGTTTCGTCACGAAGGCTGTGATGTGGTCGTTCAGAGCAACGGGAAACTGTATATCTGGCTTGAAGTGGGAGAACACGACGAATGA
- a CDS encoding amidohydrolase family protein codes for MVTLDDVFVVDAVSHAYNQAESNFRVPRYAEQVADIGVGLEDAMPEGYKRTPETFLSDWPVEYTEDVLFRESQTDFSVFHPQSITVFHDGLTSLEKAQAFLERNPTRSAALGSIDAVGLDDPQGELTRQVEEFDPHGVKVYPSYWEESGTHHKFTMDDPEVAFPLWEHVADLGLDVVAVHKAMPFGAVPMDSYEVGDVEEAAASFPDLTFEIVHGGLTFARETGWQIARFPNVYVNLELTLAEAVTTPKTFAETMQDLLYAGGKRAIDKIIWGTGAPHFHPQLLLERFWEFDFPEMESLSGSFTITQADKRKILGENFAEAHGFDLEELEAQTVDDEYSDAELVEEPWSTTGFEVASP; via the coding sequence ATGGTAACACTTGACGATGTATTTGTCGTCGACGCCGTTTCCCACGCGTACAACCAGGCTGAATCGAACTTCCGCGTTCCGAGATACGCCGAACAGGTCGCAGACATCGGGGTCGGACTCGAGGATGCGATGCCCGAGGGATACAAACGGACGCCGGAGACGTTTTTGAGCGACTGGCCCGTCGAATACACCGAAGACGTGCTGTTCCGGGAGAGCCAGACGGATTTTTCGGTGTTTCACCCGCAGTCGATTACGGTCTTTCACGACGGGCTGACGTCCCTCGAGAAAGCACAAGCGTTCCTCGAGCGCAACCCGACGCGGAGCGCTGCGCTGGGAAGCATCGACGCGGTCGGACTCGACGACCCGCAAGGCGAACTGACCCGACAAGTCGAGGAATTCGACCCCCACGGCGTGAAAGTCTACCCATCCTACTGGGAGGAAAGCGGCACTCACCACAAGTTCACGATGGACGACCCGGAAGTGGCGTTTCCGCTGTGGGAACACGTGGCCGACCTCGGGCTCGACGTCGTCGCCGTCCACAAGGCGATGCCGTTCGGCGCGGTTCCGATGGACTCCTACGAGGTCGGCGACGTCGAGGAGGCCGCGGCGAGCTTCCCCGATCTGACCTTCGAGATCGTCCACGGCGGCCTGACGTTCGCTCGAGAAACCGGCTGGCAGATCGCCCGGTTCCCGAACGTCTACGTCAATCTGGAGTTGACGCTCGCGGAGGCGGTGACGACGCCGAAGACGTTCGCGGAGACGATGCAGGATCTCCTCTACGCCGGCGGCAAACGCGCGATCGACAAGATCATCTGGGGCACCGGCGCGCCGCACTTCCACCCGCAGTTGCTGCTCGAGCGGTTCTGGGAGTTCGACTTCCCGGAGATGGAAAGCCTGAGCGGAAGTTTCACCATCACCCAGGCGGACAAACGAAAGATCCTCGGCGAGAACTTCGCTGAAGCGCACGGCTTCGACCTGGAGGAACTCGAGGCCCAAACGGTCGACGACGAGTACAGCGACGCGGAGCTGGTCGAGGAGCCGTGGTCGACGACCGGGTTCGAGGTGGCGTCTCCGTGA
- a CDS encoding metal-sulfur cluster assembly factor: MTTVRAVRESLREVVDPCSAATGSNLDIVEMGLVKSVDVSGSHVQVSMRLTTPACHMVPYFFEEVEGRVGELSGVESVELETDGGFEWSEEMLSDAAKRKRQAVLDDQEARYRKEQLAVERDD; the protein is encoded by the coding sequence GTGACAACGGTTCGAGCGGTTCGGGAATCGCTTCGAGAGGTCGTCGATCCGTGCAGCGCTGCGACCGGCTCGAACCTCGATATCGTCGAAATGGGACTGGTGAAATCCGTCGACGTGTCCGGGAGTCACGTGCAGGTTTCGATGCGACTGACGACGCCGGCCTGCCACATGGTCCCGTATTTCTTCGAGGAGGTCGAAGGCCGGGTGGGTGAGCTTTCCGGGGTCGAATCGGTCGAACTCGAGACCGACGGCGGCTTCGAGTGGTCCGAGGAGATGCTCTCCGACGCGGCGAAACGGAAGCGACAGGCGGTATTGGACGACCAGGAAGCGCGATATCGAAAGGAACAGCTCGCGGTGGAAAGGGACGACTAG
- a CDS encoding DUF4330 family protein, giving the protein MPLIDDDGNLFGVVNVVDALVVLVLLAVLVAGAALVVNGGGSASVSADPDEPETRYATVELGDQPDYVVEQLSEGDTALARGWGSDGTAANVTVTDVSVTARNGDQTNASTDVTIRVALEGVAPEDDGERTAFRVDGDSLTLGSELKLDLGTYATSGTVTALDSDEDALAADETTTDTEVELRNVTPAVADGLEEGMTETVRGETVATIQSVESEPATVILESDGGDIYEREHPQNVDVTLTVELATTETETGTSFRGRQLGIGTSVVLDFDTVTVDGEVTALE; this is encoded by the coding sequence ATGCCACTGATCGACGACGACGGCAATCTCTTCGGCGTCGTCAACGTCGTCGACGCGCTCGTCGTCCTCGTGTTGCTCGCCGTGCTCGTCGCGGGGGCCGCGCTCGTCGTAAATGGCGGCGGATCGGCAAGTGTATCGGCGGATCCCGACGAACCGGAAACGAGATACGCGACCGTCGAACTCGGTGACCAACCGGACTACGTCGTCGAGCAGCTCAGCGAGGGTGACACCGCCCTCGCCCGGGGCTGGGGCTCCGACGGGACAGCGGCGAACGTGACGGTGACGGACGTCTCCGTTACCGCCCGAAATGGAGACCAAACGAACGCCTCGACGGACGTGACGATTCGCGTTGCACTCGAGGGAGTAGCCCCCGAAGACGACGGCGAACGAACTGCGTTTCGTGTCGACGGCGACTCGCTCACGCTCGGTAGCGAACTCAAGCTCGACCTGGGCACGTATGCCACGAGCGGGACGGTAACTGCTCTCGACTCGGACGAAGACGCGCTCGCGGCCGACGAAACCACCACCGACACCGAAGTCGAACTCCGAAACGTTACGCCCGCGGTTGCAGACGGACTCGAGGAGGGGATGACTGAAACCGTTCGCGGCGAGACGGTCGCGACGATCCAGTCGGTCGAGAGCGAACCGGCGACCGTCATCCTCGAGAGCGACGGCGGCGATATTTACGAACGGGAGCATCCCCAAAACGTGGACGTCACGCTGACGGTCGAACTGGCGACGACGGAAACCGAGACCGGGACGAGCTTTCGGGGGAGACAACTCGGGATCGGAACGTCCGTTGTCCTCGATTTCGACACAGTGACCGTCGACGGCGAGGTGACCGCCCTCGAGTGA
- a CDS encoding phage repressor protein, producing MVERVRWMAPVDYEIMLFFDEHPILVSPRVLGANIDYDRQYVSKRCRTLSDAGLLTAVDTGLYQLTDTGRTYLEGDLDVSELEPED from the coding sequence ATGGTCGAGCGCGTTCGCTGGATGGCTCCCGTCGACTACGAAATTATGCTCTTTTTCGACGAGCACCCGATTCTCGTCTCGCCACGAGTGCTTGGAGCGAACATCGACTACGACCGCCAGTACGTGAGCAAGCGATGTCGCACGCTTTCGGACGCCGGATTGTTGACCGCAGTCGACACCGGACTGTACCAGTTGACCGATACCGGACGGACGTATCTCGAGGGGGATCTCGACGTATCGGAACTCGAACCCGAGGACTAG
- a CDS encoding flippase has translation MDQTTEDGSQKNVNSGRSLQVISQGASLHFGGKITSQGLKFVFNLLLTRVLGATLYGVYTYAQTLIQFFMVFARLGTGKSILRFLPEHSDNPPRRDWTVRIAYLTALAASILISAGLYILAPLVNSFTLSTPELVIILRILAIALPFNTLINLTGAIFRGLERVELQIIVQDFTKPLIQIAIVAVAFVFGFSLVGVVTALAVGTVLTFSVAISILYNQTDIRPTGDLSSGSFRRFYNFSLPLTFKDLGSKLYTRVDILMVGFFLTGSAVGIYRISVLMTSFLTLPLSGINQLFPPVASDLHSNGERKELEEIYQILTRWTFTIVIPPALAVIVFSQEVLQIFGEGFSTGSFVLILFAVAQLTNCLVGPSGFLLMMTDHQYLNLANQWTLGVSNVVLNYVLILEFGFIGAAVATAGSLAMINVIRVVEVWHFEGMIPYSTKFWKPVFAGILTIPVMLGLEFYLTGYVLLVVGSTSGLLVFVTLLVMFGFEDEDKEFYYENVRPYMRKLGIVN, from the coding sequence ATGGATCAAACAACCGAGGACGGGTCTCAAAAAAACGTAAATAGTGGCAGATCACTTCAAGTCATCTCCCAAGGGGCGTCATTACATTTTGGTGGGAAAATCACCTCGCAAGGCTTAAAGTTTGTATTCAATCTGCTTTTGACTCGAGTGCTCGGTGCGACGCTATATGGCGTCTATACCTACGCCCAAACGTTGATTCAGTTTTTCATGGTGTTTGCTCGCCTCGGTACAGGCAAGTCTATACTACGATTTCTTCCAGAACACTCAGATAATCCCCCCCGTCGCGACTGGACAGTTAGAATAGCCTATCTCACCGCGTTGGCCGCAAGTATCCTCATCAGTGCTGGGCTATACATTTTGGCACCTTTAGTCAATAGTTTCACTCTAAGCACACCCGAGTTAGTGATTATACTTCGAATCCTCGCAATTGCTCTTCCCTTTAATACCCTTATCAATCTCACGGGTGCCATCTTCCGTGGATTGGAACGAGTCGAGTTGCAGATTATAGTTCAAGATTTTACTAAACCACTTATACAAATCGCTATTGTGGCAGTCGCATTCGTATTTGGGTTTTCACTCGTCGGGGTGGTAACAGCGCTAGCCGTTGGAACAGTTCTCACATTCAGTGTGGCAATTTCGATTCTGTATAACCAAACGGATATTCGCCCAACAGGGGACCTATCGAGTGGAAGCTTTCGTCGATTCTACAACTTTTCACTTCCACTTACATTCAAAGATTTGGGGAGTAAGCTCTACACACGAGTCGACATACTGATGGTCGGCTTCTTTTTAACGGGATCGGCTGTTGGGATCTATCGCATATCGGTACTGATGACATCGTTTCTAACCCTCCCATTGTCTGGCATCAACCAGCTATTCCCACCTGTTGCATCTGATCTGCATTCGAATGGCGAGCGGAAAGAACTTGAGGAGATCTATCAAATTCTCACTCGATGGACATTCACGATTGTGATACCACCAGCTCTCGCAGTCATCGTGTTTAGTCAGGAAGTACTCCAGATATTTGGAGAAGGATTTTCAACCGGCTCATTTGTGCTAATTTTGTTTGCAGTAGCACAATTAACAAATTGCTTAGTCGGACCGAGTGGGTTTTTATTGATGATGACGGACCACCAATACCTAAACCTTGCAAACCAGTGGACGCTTGGTGTCTCGAATGTCGTATTGAATTACGTATTGATCCTCGAGTTCGGTTTTATCGGTGCAGCAGTCGCAACAGCGGGGTCACTTGCAATGATCAACGTGATCAGAGTAGTAGAAGTCTGGCATTTCGAAGGAATGATCCCCTATTCTACAAAGTTCTGGAAACCAGTCTTCGCTGGAATACTTACCATTCCGGTTATGTTGGGTTTGGAATTTTATCTCACTGGATACGTGCTCCTCGTCGTTGGGTCAACCTCAGGACTTCTTGTATTCGTCACTCTATTGGTAATGTTTGGGTTTGAGGACGAGGACAAGGAATTTTACTACGAAAACGTCAGACCGTACATGAGGAAATTGGGTATAGTTAACTGA